A window of the Gossypium hirsutum isolate 1008001.06 chromosome A05, Gossypium_hirsutum_v2.1, whole genome shotgun sequence genome harbors these coding sequences:
- the LOC107957510 gene encoding ras-related protein Rab7 — protein MAMRRRTLLKVIVLGDSGVGKTSLMNQYVHKKFSQQYKATIGADFVTKELQIEDRLVSLQIWDTAGQERFQSLGVAFYRGADCCVLVYDVNVMKSFDSLDNWHDEFLKQANPTDPRTFPFMLLGNKIDIDGGNSRVVSEKKAKDWCASKGNIPYFETSAKEDINVDAAFLSISKSALANELEQDIYFQGIPEAMTETEQRSGCAC, from the exons ATGGCAATGCGAAGACGAACCTTGCTCAAGGTCATTGTTCTCGGCGATAGCGG GGTGGGTAAGACGTCATTGATGAATCA ATATGTTCATAAGAAGTTCAGTCAGCAATATAAAGCAACAATAGGTGCTGATTTTGTCACTAAGGAACTCCAGATTGAAGATCGCCTTGTCTCTCTGCAA ATATGGGATACTGCAGGGCAGGAGCGGTTTCAGAGTCTCGGAGTTGCCTTCTATAGGGGTGCAGATTGTTGTGTGCTAGTTTATGATGTTAATGTGATGAAATCATTTGATAGCCTTGATAATTGGCATGATGAGTTTCTTAAGCAG GCCAATCCAACAGATCCCAGGACGTTTCCGTTTATGTTGCTTGGAAACAAAATAGATATTGATGGTGGTAATAGTCGAGTG GTATCCGAGAAGAAAGCAAAAGATTGGTGTGCTTCAAAAGGAAACATACCTTACTTTGAAACATCAGCAAAAGAAGATATCAATGTTGATGCTGCATTCCTTTCTATTTCCAAATCTGCTCTAGCAAATGAGCTCGAGCAGGACAT ATATTTCCAGGGCATCCCAGAGGCCATGACAGAGACCGAGCAAAGAAGTGGTTGTGCATGTTGA
- the LOC107961220 gene encoding non-specific lipid-transfer protein 2 codes for MVPPSTMITKMKRFSYVALSAVLSLMVVAAPAFSGETRWAEAAVTCNPIELIPCLAAVMSSTPPSETCCSRLREQTPCFCGYLNDPSLRQFADNPIIRTVGNACGVAYPQC; via the coding sequence ATGGTACCACCCTCCACTATGATAACAAAGATGAAGAGGTTTTCATATGTTGCCTTAAGTGCGGTACTGTCACTCATGGTGGTGGCGGCCCCAGCGTTTTCGGGTGAAACACGGTGGGCAGAGGCGGCAGTGACATGTAACCCCATAGAGCTCATCCCATGCTTGGCGGCGGTCATGTCGTCCACGCCTCCATCTGAAACCTGTTGCAGCAGGCTGAGGGAGCAGACGCCATGCTTTTGTGGGTACCTTAACGACCCATCTTTAAGACAATTTGCTGATAACCCCATTATTAGAACTGTTGGGAACGCTTGTGGAGTTGCATATCCTCAGTGCTAA
- the LOC107957512 gene encoding LRR receptor-like serine/threonine-protein kinase RGI5: protein MAMPTLFAGTHLLFFYLFVFRTLLVTSLSPDGEALLSLLSAADPSAKASSPVLSSWNPKSSTPCLWQGITCSPQNRVISLSLPNIFLNISSFPSQLSSLSSLQLLNLSSTNISGSIPPSFGKLVHLRLLDLSSNSLTGSIPQELGQLSLLQFLFLNSNGLSGGIPPQLGNLTSLQVLCLQDNLLNGSIPSQMGSLVSLQQFRIGGNPDLTGEIPTQLGLLTNLTTFGAAATGLSGSIPSTFGNLINLQTLSLYDTEVSGSIPPELGLCSELRNLYLHMNKLTGSIPPQLGKLQKVTSLLLWGNALTGSIPAEISNCSSLVVLDASANDLSGKIPSDIGKLGVLEQLHLSDNSLTGLIPCEISNCSSLTTLQLDKNKLSGAIPWQIGNLKQLQSFFLWGNSVSGTIPSSFGNCTELYSIDLSRNKLTGSIPEEIFSLQKLSKLLLLGNSLSGELPRSVSNCQSLVRLRLGENRLSGQIPKEIGQLQNLVFLDLYMNHFTGSLPSEIANITVLELLDVHNNHNNGEIPSQLGELVNLEQLDLSRNSFTGEIPLSFGNFSYLNKLILNSNLLTGSIPKSFQNLQKLTLLDLSYNRLSGEIPSEIGYITSLTISLDLSSNMFTGEIPESMSGLRQLQSLDLSHNMLHGRIKVLGSLTSLTFLNISFNNFSGPIPVTPFFRTLSYNSYLQNLNLCESVDGSTCSSSLMRKTRLRSAKTVALVSVILASVTIAVLASWYLVTRNHRYMMEKSAGASSSSSGAEDFSYPWTFIPFQRLNFTIDNILDCLKDENVMGKGCSGIVYKAEMPNGELIAVKKLWRTKDDEEPTVDSFAAEIQILGHIRHRNIVKLLGYCSNKSVKLLLYNYIPNGNLQQLLRGNRNLSWEVRYKIAVGSAQGLAYLHHDCKPAILHRDVKCNNILLDSKFEAYLADFGLAKLMNSPNYHHAMSRVAGSYGYIAPEYGYTMNITEKSDVYSYGVVLLEILSGRSAVESQVGDGVHIVEWVKKKMGSFEPAASILDAKLRGMPDQLVQEMLQTLGIAMFCVNSSPAERPTMKEVVALLMEVKTQPEEWGKTSQPLIKQSSNQS, encoded by the exons ATGGCAATGCCTACCCTGTTTGCAGGGACCCATTTATTGTTCTTCTATCTGTTTGTTTTTAGAACACTCTTGGTCACCTCGTTGTCACCTGATGGAGAGgctcttctttctcttttatcaGCTGCTGACCCATCTGCAAAAGCTTCTTCACCAGTACTCTCTTCATGGAACCCAAAGAGCTCAACCCCATGTTTATGGCAAGGGATAACGTGTTCTCCACAAAATAGAGTTATCTCCCTCTCATTGCCCAACATATTCCTCAATATCTCTTCATTTCCCTCGCAGCTTTCCTCTCTTTCTTCCCTGCAACTTCTCAATCTCTCTTCCACCAATATTTCAGGCTCAATCCCTCCTTCTTTTGGCAAACTAGTTCACCTTCGCCTTTTAGACCTTTCCTCTAACTCTCTCACAGGATCCATTCCTCAAGAGCTCGGTCAGCTTTCATTACTGCAGTTCCTTTTCTTGAATTCAAATGGATTAAGTGGAGGGATTCCTCCACAGCTAGGTAACCTCACTTCATTACAAGTTCTTTGTCTACAAGATAATCTCCTCAACGGCTCAATACCATCTCAAATGGGTTCATTGGTTTCTCTCCAACAGTTTAGAATTGGCGGCAATCCTGATCTAACAGGAGAAATCCCTACACAGTTAGGCTTACTTACCAATCTGACCACATTTGGGGCAGCCGCCACTGGACTTTCTGGTTCCATTCCATCAACATTTGGCAACTTGATCAACCTTCAAACACTGTCTCTTTATGATACTGAGGTATCTGGTTCGATACCACCTGAACTGGGATTATGTTCAGAGTTGAGGAATCTGTATTTACATATGAACAAGCTGACTGGTTCTATTCCACCTCAGTTGGGCAAGCTTCAAAAGGTTACTAGCTTGCTTTTATGGGGTAACGCATTGACAGGTTCAATCCCAGCTGAGATATCCAACTGTTCATCACTTGTTGTGCTTGATGCTTCAGCTAATGATCTTTCTGGCAAAATACCTAGTGATATTGGAAAGCTTGGTGTTCTTGAGCAGCTTCACTTGTCTGATAATTCCTTAACTGGGTTGATTCCTTGTGAGATAAGCAACTGTTCGAGTTTGACTACACTTCAACTCGACAAGAATAAATTATCTGGTGCAATTCCATGGCAGATTGGTAACTTGAAACAACTGCAGAGTTTCTTCTTGTGGGGCAATTCAGTTTCAGGAACAATCCCATCTTCTTTTGGGAACTGCACTGAACTTTACTCCATTGATCTTTCCAGGAACAAGCTTACTGGTTCAATACCAGAAGAGATTTTCAGTTTGCAGAAGCTCAGCAAGCTTTTGCTTCTTGGAAACTCTTTATCAGGGGAGTTGCCGAGAAGTGTTTCAAATTGTCAGTCACTGGTGAGGTTAAGGCTTGGAGAAAACCGGCTTTCAGGGCAGATTCCGAAGGAGATCGGCCAACTGCAGAACTTAGTGTTCCTCGACTTATATATGAATCATTTCACAGGTAGTCTTCCTTCTGAGATTGCCAACATCACAGTTCTTGAGCTATTGGATGTTCACAACAACCACAATAATGGAGAAATCCCATCTCAGCTTGGGGAGCTTGTGAATTTAGAGCAGCTTGATCTTAGTCGAAACAGCTTCACTGGAGAAATTCCGTTGAgtttcggtaattttagttaCTTGAACAAGCTGATTCTCAACAGCAATTTATTAACAGGGTCTATCCCGAAATCGTTTCAGAATCTGCAGAAACTTACTCTGCTTGATTTAAGCTACAATAGACTCTCCGGTGAAATTCCATCTGAGATTGGTTATATAACAAGTTTAACAATCAGTTTGGATTTGAGTTCCAATATGTTTACCGGTGAAATACCGGAATCAATGTCTGGTTTGAGACAGTTACAGTCACTTGATCTGTCTCATAACATGTTACATGGAAGAATCAAGGTATTAGGTTCCCTTACTAGTCTCACTTTTTTGAATATCTCATTCAATAATTTCTCAGGTCCTATACCTGTAACACCTTTCTTTAGGACTCTTTCCTACAATTCTTATCTGCAAAACCTGAATCTATGTGAATCCGTCGATGGTTCCACTTGTTCATCGAGCCTAATGCGAAAAACCCGATTAAGATCAGCCAAAACTGTTGCTTTAGTCTCAGTGATCCTTGCATCAGTTACCATTGCAGTCCTTGCTTCATGGTATTTAGTTACAAGGAACCATAGGTACATGATGGAGAAATCAGCAGGAGCTTCATCATCTTCATCAGGAGCTGAAGATTTCTCATATCCATGGACTTTCATTCCATTCCAAAGGCTCAATTTCACCATTGATAACATCTTGGACTGTCTAAAAGACGAGAATGTGATGGGAAAAGGCTGTTCCGGGATCGTCTACAAAGCAGAAATGCCAAATGGGGAATTGATTGCAGTGAAAAAGCTTTGGAGAACAAAGGACGACGAAGAGCCAACAGTGGACTCATTTGCAGCAGAAATTCAGATTCTAGGACACATTCGCCATAGGAACATTGTGAAGCTCTTAGGTTATTGTTCCAACAAAAGTGTTAAGCTCCTCTTATACAACTACATCCCGAATGGTAATCTACAACAGCTTTTGCGAGGTAATCGAAACTTGAGTTGGGAAGTAAGGTACAAGATAGCTGTAGGATCAGCTCAAGGCTTAGCTTATCTTCACCATGATTGTAAACCGGCAATTCTTCACAGAGATGTGAAATGCAATAACATACTCCTAGATTCCAAGTTCGAGGCTTATTTAGCGGATTTCGGGTTGGCGAAACTGATGAACTCTCCAAATTATCACCATGCAATGTCTAGAGTAGCCGGCTCTTATGGTTATATTGCACCAG AATATGGATACACAATGAACATAACAGAGAAAAGTGATGTATACAGTTACGGGGTGGTTCTTCTGGAGATACTAAGTGGACGAAGTGCAGTGGAATCACAAGTAGGAGATGGAGTGCACATAGTGGAGTgggtgaaaaagaaaatgggaagCTTCGAACCGGCGGCATCGATTCTGGATGCTAAGCTTCGAGGAATGCCGGACCAACTGGTTCAGGAAATGCTGCAAACACTTGGGATTGCAATGTTTTGTGTGAATTCTTCACCAGCAGAACGTCCAACAATGAAGGAAGTAGTGGCGTTGTTAATGGAGGTTAAAACCCAACCTGAAGAATGGGGAAAGACTTCTCAACCTCTAATAAAGCAGTCATcaaatcaaagttaa